Proteins encoded within one genomic window of Methanothrix harundinacea 6Ac:
- the dph2 gene encoding diphthamide biosynthesis enzyme Dph2 — MTNGSRFELFNLDLDPAFDLIKRSGAKVVGVQVPEGLKRMASDLARDIQEETCAEVIFSGDPCYGACDVDLDLCRAADLVIHVGHSEMLEGDPLHDKVVYVEARMRADVREAVEGAAELLKTSRVGVVTTVQHIHKLPEVLELLGGRGIEGIVRPGGRTRYPGQVLGCNYEAARNADVDEYLFVGTGQFHPLGVALATGKRVVAADPVTGNVSVIDAAPMLRRRYGAIARAGDAERIAVIVSKKPGQRRMELARRMMSLGEEQGKRMILVYLDRMEPDALVNLGVDAAVSTACPRIALDDQAKYPVPVLTPPEFEVLLGRRKGEYLFDEIEQMPI, encoded by the coding sequence TTGACAAATGGTTCTAGGTTCGAGCTGTTCAACCTGGACCTCGACCCTGCCTTTGATCTGATCAAGAGATCTGGCGCGAAGGTCGTTGGAGTTCAGGTCCCCGAAGGGCTGAAGAGGATGGCCTCCGATTTAGCGAGGGATATCCAGGAGGAGACCTGCGCCGAGGTGATCTTCTCCGGAGACCCGTGCTACGGCGCCTGCGACGTCGATCTCGACCTCTGCAGGGCGGCGGATTTGGTCATACACGTCGGCCACTCGGAGATGCTGGAGGGAGACCCCCTCCACGATAAAGTCGTCTACGTCGAGGCGAGGATGAGGGCCGACGTCAGGGAGGCCGTCGAGGGGGCGGCCGAGCTCCTAAAGACCAGCAGGGTCGGGGTCGTCACCACAGTCCAGCACATCCATAAGCTCCCGGAGGTCCTGGAGCTCCTGGGGGGGAGGGGGATTGAGGGGATCGTCCGGCCCGGCGGGAGGACGAGATACCCCGGCCAGGTTCTGGGATGCAACTATGAAGCCGCCCGGAACGCGGACGTCGATGAGTATCTATTCGTGGGGACGGGTCAGTTTCATCCCCTCGGGGTCGCCCTCGCCACGGGAAAGAGGGTGGTGGCCGCCGACCCGGTGACCGGTAACGTCTCCGTAATAGACGCTGCGCCGATGCTGAGGCGCCGATACGGAGCCATAGCCAGGGCTGGTGATGCCGAACGGATCGCGGTTATCGTCTCGAAGAAGCCGGGGCAGCGGAGGATGGAGCTCGCAAGAAGAATGATGTCGCTGGGGGAGGAGCAGGGAAAAAGGATGATCCTCGTCTACCTCGACCGGATGGAGCCCGACGCCCTCGTCAACCTGGGGGTGGACGCCGCCGTCTCCACCGCCTGCCCGAGGATAGCCCTGGACGACCAGGCCAAGTACCCCGTTCCGGTTCTGACGCCGCCGGAGTTCGAGGTGCTGCTGGGAAGGCGTAAAGGAGAATACCTATTCGATGAGATAGAGCAGATGCCAATATAG
- the fen gene encoding flap endonuclease-1 — MGVDLGDLLEREKIELEELAGKLIAVDAFNTLYQFLSIIRQQDGTPLRDGSGRTTSHLSGILYRMTNLLEAGAKVVFVFDGEPPRFKRETLDQRAETRSRAEEMWQRAKEEGLDGFKYAQAASRLEDEMIADAMRLLEAMGIPAVQAPSEGEAQAAFMAIKGDVDLVGSQDYDALLFGAPRVVRNMAITGKRKLPGKNVYVEVMPEVISLDEELLRLGIARRQLVEIGIMCGTDYNEGLKRVGPKTALKLIKEHGNLEGVLEARGETIEDAAEIRDLFLDPPVTEDYKIETKRPDPEKILAFLCDERDFSQERVEKAVKRLMEAVKVGQSTLDKWF, encoded by the coding sequence ATGGGAGTCGACTTGGGAGATCTCCTGGAAAGGGAGAAGATAGAGCTGGAGGAGCTGGCGGGGAAGCTGATAGCGGTGGACGCCTTCAACACCCTCTACCAGTTCCTCAGCATAATCAGGCAGCAGGATGGGACCCCCCTCCGGGATGGGTCCGGCAGGACCACATCCCACCTCTCGGGGATCCTCTATAGGATGACCAACCTCCTGGAGGCCGGGGCGAAGGTCGTCTTCGTCTTCGACGGGGAGCCGCCCCGCTTCAAGCGAGAGACCCTCGACCAGAGGGCCGAGACGCGGTCCAGGGCCGAGGAGATGTGGCAGCGGGCGAAGGAAGAGGGGCTTGACGGCTTCAAGTACGCCCAGGCTGCATCCCGCCTCGAGGACGAGATGATCGCCGACGCGATGAGGCTTTTGGAGGCGATGGGGATTCCAGCGGTTCAGGCCCCCTCCGAGGGCGAGGCCCAGGCCGCCTTCATGGCGATCAAAGGCGACGTCGATCTCGTGGGGAGCCAGGACTACGACGCCCTCCTCTTCGGAGCGCCCCGGGTGGTGAGGAACATGGCCATCACCGGAAAAAGGAAGCTTCCGGGAAAGAACGTCTACGTCGAGGTCATGCCTGAGGTCATAAGCCTCGACGAAGAGCTTTTGCGCCTCGGGATCGCGAGGAGGCAGCTTGTGGAGATCGGGATAATGTGCGGGACCGACTATAACGAGGGGCTGAAACGGGTCGGTCCCAAGACCGCCCTGAAGCTGATAAAAGAGCACGGCAACCTGGAGGGGGTCCTGGAGGCGAGGGGCGAGACGATCGAGGACGCCGCCGAGATCCGGGACCTCTTCCTGGATCCTCCCGTGACGGAGGATTACAAGATCGAGACGAAGAGGCCTGACCCCGAGAAGATCCTGGCCTTTCTCTGCGACGAGCGGGACTTCTCCCAGGAAAGGGTGGAGAAGGCGGTAAAAAGGCTCATGGAGGCGGTGAAGGTTGGTCAGAGCACCCTTGACAAATGGTTCTAG
- a CDS encoding HesB/IscA family protein has translation MIEITDVAAEVLKGNMIQGRVVRMILAATDATGANYVLAWGDPAEDDVVFESNGIKVHMAPEDAEILGDSPTIIDYVDTEDLGTGFIIEGPEAEGCGCGHDHDHDDGSCGC, from the coding sequence ATGATCGAGATAACCGATGTGGCCGCCGAGGTATTGAAGGGGAACATGATCCAGGGGAGGGTCGTCAGGATGATCCTGGCTGCCACCGATGCCACCGGGGCAAATTACGTCCTCGCCTGGGGAGATCCTGCCGAGGATGATGTCGTCTTCGAGAGCAACGGGATAAAGGTCCACATGGCCCCCGAGGACGCCGAGATCCTGGGAGACAGCCCCACCATCATAGACTACGTCGATACCGAAGATCTGGGGACGGGCTTCATCATCGAGGGTCCGGAGGCCGAAGGATGCGGATGCGGCCATGATCACGACCACGATGATGGAAGCTGCGGATGCTGA
- the acs gene encoding acetate--CoA ligase gives MADGKTGTTKVLMEETRIFEPPKALAENCNAWQWAKKKGFKTEKEMRAWCGEHYLEFWDEMAKTYADWYEPYTQVMDDSEKPYFKWFIGGKINMFYNAVERHIKAGKGKRVAYHFIPEATDQPERAYTYQEIYETVNKLANGLKSLGVKKGDRISIYMPMLPETVMAMLACAKIGAIHSLVFSGFSSKGFGDRVQDCEAKVVFTADGFYRRGKPMPLKPQADEGVKDAASVKNVIVLKRTGLEVPWTEGRDVWFHELVDKQSADCATEVMDAEERLFILYTSGTTGKPKGIEHAHGGYCVGPAYTCKWVFDLNEDDIYWCTADVGWITGHSYVAYGPLCLGITSVMYEGSPDYPDFGRWYKIIQDYKVTVFYTAPTAVRMLMKQGNEWPEKFDRSSVRLLGSVGEPLNPEAYIWYRKYFGNEISPIMDTWWQTESGCHVISPLPMTPCKPGSVAYPLPGFNTTIYDEEGNEVPLGEGGNIVNPTPWPSMLRAFYKDEVRYKKEYWDMYWKVKPGTYLAGDKATRDKDGYWFVQGRIDDVLSVAGHRIANAEVESSLVAHKDVAEAAVIGKPDEIKGEAIIAFVILKEGVKTSDDLAKALKTHVRTTMGPLAIPAGVYFVDDLPKTRSGKIMRRVIKAKALGNPTGDTSALANPEAVDYIPLI, from the coding sequence GTGGCTGATGGAAAAACTGGAACGACCAAGGTTCTGATGGAAGAGACTAGGATCTTCGAGCCGCCAAAGGCCTTGGCCGAGAACTGCAACGCATGGCAGTGGGCGAAGAAGAAGGGGTTCAAGACTGAGAAGGAGATGCGGGCCTGGTGCGGCGAGCACTACCTCGAGTTCTGGGACGAGATGGCCAAGACCTACGCCGACTGGTACGAGCCCTACACCCAGGTGATGGACGACTCTGAGAAGCCCTACTTCAAGTGGTTCATCGGCGGCAAGATCAACATGTTCTACAACGCCGTCGAGAGGCACATCAAGGCGGGGAAGGGCAAGAGGGTCGCATACCACTTCATCCCCGAGGCCACCGACCAGCCCGAGAGGGCCTACACCTACCAGGAGATCTACGAGACCGTCAACAAGCTGGCCAACGGCCTCAAGAGCCTCGGCGTAAAGAAGGGCGACAGGATATCCATCTACATGCCCATGCTCCCCGAGACCGTCATGGCGATGCTCGCCTGCGCCAAGATCGGCGCCATCCACAGCCTCGTCTTCTCCGGGTTCAGCTCCAAGGGATTCGGCGACAGGGTCCAGGACTGCGAGGCGAAGGTCGTCTTCACCGCCGACGGCTTCTACAGGCGTGGAAAGCCGATGCCCCTCAAGCCCCAGGCTGACGAGGGCGTCAAGGACGCAGCAAGCGTCAAGAACGTCATAGTCCTCAAGAGGACTGGCCTGGAGGTCCCATGGACCGAAGGGAGAGACGTCTGGTTCCACGAGCTCGTGGACAAGCAGTCCGCCGACTGCGCAACCGAGGTCATGGACGCCGAGGAGAGGCTCTTCATCCTCTACACCTCCGGCACCACCGGAAAGCCCAAGGGGATCGAGCACGCCCACGGCGGATACTGCGTTGGCCCCGCTTACACCTGCAAGTGGGTCTTCGACCTGAACGAGGATGACATCTACTGGTGCACCGCCGATGTAGGCTGGATCACCGGCCACTCCTATGTCGCCTACGGCCCCCTCTGCCTGGGGATCACCAGCGTCATGTACGAGGGCTCCCCCGACTATCCCGACTTCGGCCGCTGGTACAAGATCATCCAGGACTACAAGGTCACCGTCTTCTACACCGCCCCCACCGCCGTCCGGATGCTGATGAAGCAGGGCAACGAGTGGCCCGAGAAGTTCGACCGATCCAGCGTCAGGCTGCTGGGGTCCGTCGGCGAGCCCCTCAACCCCGAGGCCTACATCTGGTACCGGAAGTACTTCGGGAACGAGATATCCCCCATCATGGACACCTGGTGGCAGACCGAGTCCGGATGTCACGTGATATCCCCGCTGCCCATGACCCCCTGCAAGCCCGGCTCCGTGGCGTACCCCCTGCCCGGCTTCAACACCACCATCTACGATGAGGAAGGAAACGAGGTCCCCCTGGGAGAGGGCGGGAACATAGTCAACCCCACCCCCTGGCCGTCGATGCTCAGGGCCTTCTACAAGGACGAAGTCCGGTACAAGAAAGAGTACTGGGACATGTACTGGAAGGTCAAGCCCGGCACCTACCTCGCCGGAGACAAGGCCACCAGGGACAAGGACGGATACTGGTTCGTCCAGGGAAGGATCGACGACGTCCTCAGCGTCGCTGGCCACAGGATCGCCAACGCCGAGGTCGAGTCATCCCTCGTAGCCCACAAGGACGTCGCTGAGGCGGCGGTCATCGGCAAGCCCGACGAGATCAAGGGCGAGGCGATCATCGCCTTCGTCATCCTGAAAGAGGGGGTCAAGACCTCCGACGACCTGGCCAAGGCCCTCAAGACCCACGTCAGGACGACCATGGGACCCCTGGCCATACCCGCCGGCGTCTACTTCGTCGACGACCTGCCCAAGACCAGGTCCGGCAAGATCATGCGCCGGGTCATCAAGGCCAAGGCCCTCGGAAACCCCACCGGAGACACCTCCGCCCTCGCCAACCCCGAGGCCGTCGATTATATCCCCCTCATCTGA
- the acs gene encoding acetate--CoA ligase has product MAEGKTGTTKVLMEETRIFEPPKALAENCNAWQWAKKKGFKTEKEMRAWCGEHYLEFWDEMAKTYADWYKPYTKVMDDSGMPYFKWFTGGKVNVFYNAIERHIKAGKGAKVAYHFIPEPTDQAEKDYTYQEIYETVNKLANGLKSLGVVKGDRVSIYMPMLPETVMAMLACAKIGAIHSLVFSGFSSKGFGDRVDDCQAKVVFTSDGFYRRGKPMPLKPQADEATKGIQSVKNVIVLKRTGIEVPWNDAKDVWFHELIKGQSAECKTEELDAEDRLFILYTSGTTGKPKGIEHAHGGYCVTPAQTLHWVFDLKENDVWWCTADVGWITGHSYVAYGPLCLGATTIMYEGSPDFPDFGRWYKIIQEQKVTVFYTAPTAVRMLMKQGEEWPAKYDLSSIRLLGSVGEPLNPEAYIWYRKNFAYDKAPIMDTWWQTETGCFVISPLPMTPCKPGSVAYPLPGFNTTIYDEEGNEVPLGEGGNIVNPTPWPSMLRAFYKDEVRYKKEYWDMYWKVKPGTYLAGDKATRDKDGYWFVQGRIDDVLSVAGHRIANAEVESSLVAHKDVSEAAVIGKPDEIKGEAIIAFVILKKDVKPSDDLAKELKTHVRTTMGPLAIPAGVYFVDDLPKTRSGKIMRRVVKAKALGNPTGDTSALANPEAVDGIPLI; this is encoded by the coding sequence TTGGCTGAAGGAAAAACTGGAACGACCAAGGTTCTGATGGAAGAGACGAGGATCTTCGAGCCGCCAAAGGCCTTGGCCGAGAACTGCAACGCCTGGCAGTGGGCGAAGAAGAAGGGGTTCAAGACTGAGAAGGAGATGCGGGCCTGGTGCGGCGAGCATTACCTCGAGTTCTGGGACGAGATGGCCAAGACCTACGCCGACTGGTACAAGCCCTACACCAAGGTGATGGACGACTCCGGGATGCCGTACTTCAAGTGGTTTACTGGCGGCAAGGTCAACGTCTTCTACAACGCCATAGAGAGGCACATCAAGGCAGGAAAGGGCGCAAAGGTAGCATACCACTTCATCCCCGAGCCGACCGACCAAGCCGAGAAGGACTACACCTACCAGGAGATCTACGAGACCGTCAACAAGCTGGCCAACGGCCTCAAGAGCCTCGGCGTAGTCAAGGGCGACAGGGTCTCCATCTACATGCCCATGCTCCCCGAGACCGTCATGGCGATGCTCGCCTGCGCCAAGATCGGCGCCATCCACAGCCTCGTCTTCTCCGGGTTCAGCTCCAAGGGATTCGGCGACAGGGTCGACGACTGCCAGGCGAAGGTCGTCTTCACCTCCGATGGCTTCTACAGGCGCGGAAAGCCGATGCCCCTCAAGCCCCAGGCCGACGAGGCGACCAAGGGGATTCAGAGCGTCAAGAACGTCATCGTCCTCAAGAGGACGGGGATCGAGGTCCCATGGAACGACGCCAAAGATGTCTGGTTCCACGAGCTGATCAAGGGCCAGTCTGCCGAGTGTAAGACCGAGGAGCTGGACGCCGAGGACAGGCTCTTTATCCTCTACACCTCCGGGACCACCGGCAAGCCCAAGGGGATCGAGCACGCCCACGGCGGATACTGCGTCACCCCAGCCCAGACCCTCCACTGGGTCTTCGACCTGAAGGAGAACGACGTCTGGTGGTGTACCGCCGACGTAGGCTGGATCACAGGCCACTCCTATGTCGCCTATGGACCCCTCTGTCTCGGCGCGACCACCATAATGTACGAGGGCTCTCCCGACTTCCCCGACTTCGGCCGCTGGTACAAGATCATCCAGGAGCAGAAGGTCACCGTCTTCTACACCGCCCCCACCGCGGTGCGGATGCTGATGAAGCAGGGCGAGGAATGGCCCGCCAAGTACGACCTCTCCAGCATAAGGCTGCTGGGGTCCGTCGGCGAGCCCCTCAACCCCGAGGCGTACATCTGGTACCGGAAGAACTTCGCCTACGACAAGGCCCCCATCATGGACACCTGGTGGCAGACGGAGACGGGCTGCTTCGTCATATCCCCGCTGCCCATGACCCCCTGCAAGCCCGGCTCCGTGGCGTACCCCCTGCCCGGCTTCAACACCACCATCTACGATGAGGAAGGAAACGAGGTCCCCCTGGGAGAGGGCGGGAACATAGTCAACCCCACCCCCTGGCCGTCGATGCTCAGGGCCTTCTACAAGGACGAAGTCCGGTACAAGAAAGAGTACTGGGACATGTACTGGAAGGTCAAGCCCGGCACCTACCTCGCCGGAGACAAGGCCACCAGGGACAAGGACGGATACTGGTTCGTCCAGGGAAGGATCGACGACGTCCTCAGCGTCGCTGGCCACAGGATCGCCAACGCCGAGGTCGAGTCATCCCTCGTAGCCCACAAGGACGTCTCTGAGGCTGCAGTCATCGGCAAGCCCGATGAGATCAAGGGCGAGGCGATCATCGCCTTCGTCATCCTGAAGAAGGACGTCAAGCCCTCCGACGATCTCGCCAAGGAGCTGAAGACCCACGTCAGGACGACCATGGGACCCCTGGCCATACCCGCCGGCGTCTACTTCGTCGACGACCTGCCCAAGACCAGGTCCGGCAAGATCATGCGCCGGGTGGTCAAGGCCAAGGCCCTCGGAAACCCCACCGGAGACACCTCCGCCCTCGCCAACCCCGAGGCTGTGGACGGCATCCCCCTCATCTGA
- the acs gene encoding acetate--CoA ligase encodes MAEAKTGKTKVFQEETRIFEPPKELVENSNVMKYMKKKGFKTEKELREWCSKNYIEFWDEMAKEYIDWFKPYTKVLDDSGMPYFKWFTGGEVNITYNAVDRHAKGAKKDKVAYIWVPEPTDQPTQKITYGDLYKEVNKLANGLKSLGLKKGDRVSVYMPMIPQLPITVLACAKLGVIHSVVFSGFSSKGLSDRAADCGSRAIITTDGLYRRGKPVPLKPNVDEALAGAPSVEHVIVYKRTGIEVPWKDGRDVWWHDLVAGKSEECEPEKLDPEHRLYILYTSGTTGKPKGIEHAQGGNAVGPAQTLHWVFDLKESDVWWCTADIGWVTGHSYIVYGPLVLGMTGVMYEGAPDYPDFGRWWKIIQENKVSVLYTAPTAIRMFMKQGAEWPDKYDLSSLRLLGSVGEPINPEAWMWYREHIGAGKLQIMDTWWQTETGTFLNSPLPITPLKPGSCTFPLPGFNISVYDEEGNEVPLGEGGNIVSQTPWPSMLRAFWGDKERFMKEYWQFYWDTPKRGTYLAGDKATRDKDGYFWIQGRIDDVLSVAGHRIANAEVESALVAHPKIAEAAVVGKPDAVKGESIVAFVILRVGNDPTPELAKDAINFVRKTLGPVAAPSEVHFVNDLPKTRSGKIMRRVIKAKSLGNPVGDISTLMNPEAVEHIPLIV; translated from the coding sequence TTGGCTGAAGCAAAAACCGGAAAGACGAAGGTATTCCAGGAAGAGACGAGAATTTTTGAGCCGCCAAAGGAGCTCGTCGAGAACTCCAACGTGATGAAGTACATGAAGAAGAAGGGGTTCAAGACCGAGAAGGAGCTGCGGGAGTGGTGTTCCAAGAACTACATCGAGTTCTGGGACGAGATGGCAAAGGAGTATATCGACTGGTTCAAACCCTATACCAAGGTGTTGGACGACTCGGGGATGCCCTACTTCAAGTGGTTCACCGGCGGCGAAGTCAACATCACATACAACGCCGTCGACAGGCATGCAAAGGGGGCCAAGAAGGACAAGGTCGCCTACATATGGGTCCCGGAGCCGACGGACCAGCCCACCCAGAAGATCACCTATGGCGACCTATATAAAGAGGTCAACAAGCTGGCAAACGGCCTCAAAAGCCTCGGCCTAAAGAAGGGGGACAGGGTCAGCGTCTACATGCCGATGATACCCCAGCTACCCATCACTGTGCTCGCCTGCGCCAAGCTCGGCGTCATCCACAGCGTCGTCTTCTCAGGCTTCAGCTCTAAGGGCCTCTCGGACAGAGCAGCCGACTGCGGTTCCAGGGCCATCATCACCACAGACGGCCTGTACAGGCGCGGAAAGCCGGTGCCTCTGAAGCCGAATGTCGACGAAGCCCTTGCGGGTGCCCCATCCGTAGAGCACGTGATCGTCTATAAGAGGACGGGCATCGAGGTCCCATGGAAGGACGGAAGAGACGTCTGGTGGCATGACCTCGTCGCTGGCAAGTCTGAAGAGTGCGAACCGGAGAAGCTCGACCCGGAGCACAGGCTCTACATCCTCTATACCTCCGGCACCACCGGAAAGCCGAAGGGGATCGAGCACGCCCAGGGCGGAAACGCCGTCGGACCGGCCCAGACCCTCCACTGGGTCTTCGACCTGAAGGAGAGCGACGTCTGGTGGTGTACCGCGGATATCGGATGGGTCACCGGCCACTCTTACATCGTCTACGGTCCGCTAGTCCTCGGTATGACGGGAGTCATGTACGAGGGCGCTCCAGACTACCCGGACTTCGGGAGATGGTGGAAGATCATCCAGGAGAACAAGGTATCAGTCCTCTACACCGCCCCCACGGCGATAAGGATGTTCATGAAGCAGGGCGCTGAGTGGCCCGACAAGTACGACCTATCGAGCCTGCGGCTCCTGGGGTCCGTCGGCGAGCCGATCAACCCCGAGGCATGGATGTGGTACCGTGAGCACATCGGCGCAGGCAAGCTCCAGATCATGGATACCTGGTGGCAGACGGAGACGGGGACCTTCCTCAACTCGCCGCTGCCGATCACGCCTCTGAAGCCCGGATCGTGCACCTTCCCCTTGCCAGGATTCAACATCTCAGTCTACGACGAGGAAGGGAACGAGGTCCCCCTCGGCGAGGGCGGCAACATCGTGAGCCAGACACCCTGGCCGTCGATGCTCAGGGCCTTCTGGGGCGACAAAGAGAGGTTCATGAAGGAGTACTGGCAGTTCTACTGGGACACTCCTAAGCGCGGAACCTATCTCGCCGGCGACAAGGCAACCCGAGACAAAGACGGGTACTTCTGGATCCAGGGTCGTATCGACGATGTCCTCAGCGTTGCGGGCCACAGGATCGCCAACGCCGAGGTTGAGTCAGCTCTTGTCGCTCACCCCAAGATCGCTGAGGCTGCCGTCGTCGGCAAGCCCGATGCGGTGAAGGGAGAGTCGATCGTAGCCTTCGTCATCCTGAGGGTTGGCAATGATCCGACACCAGAGCTGGCCAAGGATGCCATCAACTTCGTCAGGAAGACCCTCGGCCCAGTGGCAGCGCCCTCTGAGGTCCACTTCGTCAACGACCTCCCCAAGACGAGGTCGGGCAAGATCATGCGCCGTGTGATCAAGGCGAAGTCCCTCGGAAACCCCGTCGGAGACATATCGACCCTCATGAACCCTGAGGCTGTCGAGCACATCCCGCTCATCGTTTAG
- a CDS encoding tRNA (N(6)-L-threonylcarbamoyladenosine(37)-C(2))-methylthiotransferase: MDEKPPHAAPAPGSMDRSRMRFYIETYGCAANRGNSEAFASALVEAGHRRSSQEEADLVIVNTCAVTERTERDIRRRLSELQGERLIVAGCLPSAIPEAVRDLRCREVLGILSAPSGRRIGEAFPPEPELAGSGRMTRDLCAVVNISEGCLGSCSYCIVRRARGPLRSRTVQEVAEEVRRRLKEGAVEVQLASQDAAAYGLDLGSSLPELIDAVAEIEGDFRIRVGMMNPGQVKPILEELIRSYDDPKVYKFLHLPVQSGSAEVLRSMRRGYTPQDFLSMAARLRAAFPGLTLYTDVIAGHPGEREEDFAATEELIKKAEPDKVNVTMYSSRPGTEASRLKDMPSRLKKDRSRRMTRLWKEIAGRRNGRYLGEEIIAQVTEMGRGGTVMARSANYRKIVVNEPLPLGSVHRFKIVRTTPFYLKGEAIIRE, encoded by the coding sequence ATGGATGAGAAGCCGCCCCATGCCGCCCCGGCCCCGGGTTCCATGGACAGATCCCGGATGAGATTTTATATCGAGACCTACGGCTGTGCCGCAAACCGGGGGAACTCGGAGGCCTTCGCCTCTGCCCTGGTGGAGGCGGGCCACCGACGATCGTCTCAGGAGGAGGCGGACCTGGTGATCGTCAACACCTGCGCCGTCACCGAAAGGACGGAGAGGGATATTCGGAGGAGGCTCTCAGAGCTCCAGGGGGAGAGGCTCATCGTCGCCGGCTGCCTCCCATCGGCGATCCCCGAGGCGGTCCGGGACCTGAGGTGCCGCGAGGTGCTGGGGATCCTCTCCGCCCCCTCGGGGCGGAGGATCGGCGAGGCCTTCCCCCCAGAGCCGGAGCTTGCGGGATCCGGACGGATGACGAGGGACCTCTGCGCCGTCGTCAACATATCGGAGGGGTGCCTCGGAAGTTGCAGCTACTGCATCGTCCGGAGGGCGCGGGGCCCCCTCCGGAGCAGGACCGTCCAGGAGGTGGCCGAGGAGGTCCGTCGCCGGCTGAAAGAGGGGGCGGTGGAGGTCCAGCTCGCCTCCCAGGACGCCGCTGCCTACGGCCTGGACCTGGGTTCCTCCCTCCCGGAGCTGATCGACGCCGTCGCCGAGATCGAGGGCGACTTTCGGATCAGGGTAGGAATGATGAACCCGGGACAGGTGAAGCCGATCTTGGAGGAGCTGATCCGCTCCTACGACGACCCCAAGGTCTACAAGTTCCTCCACCTGCCGGTCCAGTCCGGATCGGCGGAGGTCCTCCGATCGATGAGGAGGGGCTACACCCCCCAGGATTTCCTCTCTATGGCGGCGCGGCTCAGGGCGGCCTTCCCCGGCCTCACTCTCTACACCGACGTCATCGCCGGCCACCCCGGCGAGAGGGAGGAGGACTTTGCCGCCACCGAGGAGCTGATCAAAAAGGCAGAGCCTGACAAGGTCAACGTCACCATGTACTCCTCCCGCCCCGGGACGGAGGCGAGCAGGCTGAAGGATATGCCGTCCCGGCTCAAGAAGGACCGCTCGAGGAGGATGACCCGCCTCTGGAAGGAGATAGCAGGGCGAAGAAACGGCCGCTACCTCGGGGAGGAGATCATCGCGCAGGTGACGGAGATGGGAAGAGGGGGGACGGTGATGGCGAGGTCAGCCAACTACAGGAAGATTGTGGTCAACGAGCCCCTCCCTCTTGGAAGCGTCCATCGATTCAAGATCGTGAGGACCACCCCCTTCTACCTGAAAGGTGAGGCGATAATTCGCGAATAG
- a CDS encoding AI-2E family transporter, whose amino-acid sequence MERDLRSQITKNAWILIPVLFLLLLITYFLFPLMDGIILGVVFAYVGRPIKERFGRRERLGSAVATTAIVLPIALILGLGGVEVVSQLNWVVENQAEIVKRAGSFLAELETPLAGYDILPAIYEIPPAIYDDLTGSLKTMIELLARILSSFPVFSYGMSIILIGLNLIASIYVCYFLLMDGGKLATGISTILPTEHLAIYKKYEARIDSILSGIFIGAIYTSILSGILSVLVFYAFGIPNPFALAALVFISGVIPILSSWLVIIPISAWMYIELSPFDGILFFVVSSAMIYIPSDLIIRPYIVSVKSTIHPLLVVLAFVGGVLVAGLGGFFLAPALMGVVVGVYQVHKEEKMAASSGDGTPTEGTDPPEVEEEAGGSESALPPEGGQGSGR is encoded by the coding sequence TTGGAGAGAGACCTCAGATCACAAATCACCAAGAACGCCTGGATCCTAATCCCGGTCCTGTTCCTGCTGCTACTGATAACCTACTTTCTATTCCCCCTGATGGACGGGATCATCCTGGGGGTCGTCTTCGCCTACGTCGGAAGGCCGATCAAAGAGAGGTTCGGCAGACGCGAGCGGCTCGGCTCGGCCGTCGCCACCACCGCGATAGTCCTTCCCATAGCCCTCATCCTCGGCTTAGGAGGGGTGGAGGTGGTATCCCAGCTGAACTGGGTTGTGGAGAACCAGGCCGAGATCGTCAAGAGGGCGGGGTCCTTTTTGGCCGAGCTTGAGACCCCTCTGGCCGGGTACGACATACTACCGGCGATCTACGAGATACCCCCAGCCATCTATGACGATCTGACGGGAAGCCTAAAGACTATGATAGAGCTTCTGGCAAGGATCCTATCGAGCTTCCCGGTCTTCTCATACGGCATGTCGATAATTCTGATAGGGTTAAACCTCATCGCCTCGATCTACGTCTGCTACTTCCTCCTGATGGATGGAGGGAAGCTCGCCACGGGGATATCCACCATCCTCCCCACAGAGCACCTGGCGATATACAAGAAGTATGAAGCGAGGATAGACAGCATCCTCTCCGGGATATTCATCGGCGCCATCTACACCTCGATCCTCAGCGGAATCCTCTCGGTGTTGGTCTTCTACGCCTTCGGGATACCGAACCCCTTCGCCCTGGCTGCCCTGGTCTTCATATCGGGGGTGATCCCCATCCTCTCCTCCTGGCTCGTCATCATACCGATATCAGCCTGGATGTACATCGAATTGAGCCCCTTCGATGGGATCCTCTTCTTCGTCGTCTCCTCGGCGATGATCTACATCCCCTCCGACCTCATCATCAGGCCTTACATCGTCTCCGTCAAGTCGACGATCCATCCGCTCCTCGTCGTCCTCGCCTTCGTCGGGGGAGTTCTGGTGGCGGGGCTTGGAGGGTTCTTCCTCGCCCCCGCCCTGATGGGGGTCGTCGTCGGGGTATATCAGGTCCACAAGGAGGAGAAGATGGCGGCATCCTCTGGAGACGGGACGCCGACGGAGGGGACCGATCCACCGGAGGTCGAGGAGGAGGCTGGCGGATCGGAGTCCGCCCTGCCTCCGGAGGGTGGCCAAGGCTCCGGGAGATGA